Proteins from a genomic interval of Mustela lutreola isolate mMusLut2 chromosome 4, mMusLut2.pri, whole genome shotgun sequence:
- the LOC131830297 gene encoding olfactory receptor 6E1-like, with product MPMEMRNWTTVQEFTLEGFPAIQHLGKVLFFVHLLAYLASIAGNVVIVTVTCADSRLHTPMYFFLSIFSFLECCFISAVIPKLLLIFLLGKQTISFLACFIQAFVFVFVGATGFLLIAVMSLDRYVAICKPLHYPTIMHLKTCFLLVTACLALAFPLITGLVVTVSQLSFCGPDIIPHFFCDLGPLIHLSCSDTRSIEMLAFVLTSFILLTSLIITTIAYSNIVVTVLRLPSAKEKQKAFSTCSSHLIVLSLMYGSCVFIYVKPKQTNRLESNREAALVNTVVTPLLNPVIYTLRNKQVHQALRETMCRMKITR from the coding sequence ATGCCCATGGAAATGAGGAATTGGACAACTGTCCAAGAATTCACCTTGGAGGGGTTTCCTGCCATCCAGCACCTGGGAAAGGTCCTCTTCTTTGTACACCTGCTGGCGTACTTGGCATCCATTGCAGGTAATGTGGTCATAGTCACCGTCACCTGTGCTGACTCCAGGCTCCACACACCTATGTACTTTTTCCTCAGCATCTTTTCCTTCTTGGAGTGTTGTTTCATAAGTGCCGTTATTCCCAAGTTGTTGCTCATCTTTCTCTTAGGCAAACAAACCATTTCCTTTCTGGCCTGTTTCATACAAGCATTTGTCTTTGTATTTGTGGGAGCAACAGGTTTCCTCCTCATAGCAGTGATGTCTCTGGATCGGTATGTGGCCATTTGCAAGCCTCTGCATTACCCGACCATCATGCACCTGAAGACTTGCTTCCTCCTGGTCACTGCCTGCTTGGCTTTGGCCTTCCCTCTCATCACTGGGCTGGTAGTAACAGTTTCCCAGTTATCCTTCTGTGGCCCCGATATTATCCCCCACTTTTTCTGTGACCTTGGCCCCCTGATTCATCTCTCCTGTTCTGACACCAGGTCTATTGAAATGTTGGCTTTTGTCCTCACTTCCTTTATCTTGTTGACATCCCTTATCATAACCACCATTGCATACAGCAACATAGTAGTCACAGTCCTGCGACTCCCATCAGccaaggagaaacagaaagcttTCTCTACCTGCTCCTCTCACCTCATAGTTCTCTCACTGATGTACggcagctgtgtgtttatatatgtgaaaCCAAAGCAAACGAACAGGCTGGAGTCCAACAGGGAAGCTGCCCTTGTGAACACGGTGGTGACCCCACTGCTGAACCCTGTCATCTACACTCTGCGGAACAAGCAGGTCCACCAGGCTCTGAGGGAGACAATGTGCAGAATGAAAATAACAAGATAA